One window of the Halobacillus litoralis genome contains the following:
- the hutG gene encoding formimidoylglutamase, whose product MSFRYLNPKENTKFKDRHTIKVEDRKQWYEKGKKADVGIIGLPFSKTSISYSTASEAPSTIRNALGSYTTYSGEKDEDYSNVTMLDYGDVPIHPTDTEETLKRLQVSVMEMLETEACEKSIILGGDHGISFPSISAFQQKYGRVGVIQWDAHHDLRNLEDGGRTNGTPFRSLLEAGVIKGENLVQVGIRDFSNAKAYAEYAKEHGVHVHTMQDVEEKGIRSIVSEEIARLKESVDMIYLSVDMDAVDQAFAPGCPAIGPGGLTAGELLTSVALAAKEPLVKAMDIVEVDPGKDVRDMTSRLAAHVMLRFMYT is encoded by the coding sequence ATGTCTTTTCGGTACCTCAACCCGAAAGAGAATACTAAATTCAAAGACCGGCACACAATCAAAGTGGAGGACCGAAAGCAATGGTACGAAAAAGGAAAGAAAGCCGATGTGGGTATCATCGGTCTCCCTTTTTCCAAAACATCGATTTCCTATTCGACCGCTTCTGAAGCCCCTTCGACTATTCGCAATGCCCTTGGATCATACACGACCTATTCAGGGGAGAAGGATGAAGATTACAGTAATGTAACGATGTTGGATTATGGAGATGTGCCCATCCATCCGACGGATACAGAGGAAACACTGAAACGGCTCCAGGTCAGTGTGATGGAAATGCTTGAAACAGAAGCCTGCGAAAAGTCGATCATCCTGGGTGGTGATCATGGCATCAGCTTCCCTTCCATTTCCGCGTTTCAACAAAAGTATGGCCGAGTTGGTGTCATACAGTGGGATGCCCATCATGATTTGAGGAATTTGGAAGATGGGGGCAGAACGAATGGGACCCCTTTCCGCAGCTTGCTTGAGGCGGGTGTGATAAAAGGAGAGAATTTAGTCCAGGTGGGCATCAGGGACTTCTCAAATGCCAAAGCCTATGCCGAATATGCCAAAGAGCATGGGGTTCATGTCCACACGATGCAGGATGTAGAGGAGAAAGGGATTCGATCGATAGTATCTGAAGAGATAGCGAGATTGAAAGAATCAGTAGATATGATTTATCTTTCTGTTGATATGGACGCCGTCGACCAAGCTTTCGCCCCCGGCTGTCCAGCGATCGGGCCAGGAGGGTTAACTGCTGGAGAATTGCTGACGAGCGTTGCGCTTGCGGCAAAAGAACCCCTTGTCAAAGCGATGGATATCGTTGAAGTGGATCCAGGCAAAGACGTCAGGGATATGACCAGCCGCCTCGCCGCCCACGTCATGCTCAGGTTTATGTATACGTAA
- a CDS encoding LCP family protein — translation MGRREVKKKKRRKRRGWKILLVVIGLVLLIGGIYLFTIINDVRTTVNQDLHEDVSSIDTDETKEKVDQKEPINILLLGVDERENDVGRSDTMIVMTLDPNNDQMQMVSIPRDTRVEIAGDGRTTRINHAYAYGGSDMAVDTVENFLDINLDYYIRVNMEGLSQVVDAVDGVTVQNDRAFSSGSFDFEKGEIELDGREALAFVRMRKNDPQGDIGRNERQRQVIQGIIDKGARLDVVNKVGDVMDVLGDNVSTNMQFGDMRRLATNYSSARKNSSTYQMEGDGRMVNGMYLIFMSEEEVQNTHDMIVDFGSE, via the coding sequence ATGGGTCGAAGAGAAGTAAAGAAGAAAAAGCGGCGCAAAAGAAGAGGTTGGAAAATCCTCCTTGTCGTCATAGGTTTAGTGTTATTAATCGGAGGCATTTATTTATTTACGATCATTAATGATGTGCGTACAACCGTCAATCAGGACCTGCATGAGGACGTCTCCTCTATCGATACAGATGAAACGAAAGAAAAGGTCGATCAAAAAGAACCGATCAATATTCTATTGCTCGGGGTGGACGAGCGGGAAAACGATGTCGGTCGTTCAGACACGATGATCGTCATGACCCTGGATCCTAACAATGACCAAATGCAAATGGTCAGTATTCCACGAGATACACGTGTAGAAATCGCCGGGGACGGACGCACGACCCGCATCAACCACGCTTATGCCTATGGTGGAAGTGATATGGCGGTCGATACAGTGGAAAACTTCCTGGATATTAACCTGGATTATTATATACGCGTCAACATGGAAGGTCTTTCACAAGTCGTTGACGCTGTCGATGGTGTGACGGTTCAAAACGATCGCGCATTCAGCTCCGGCAGTTTTGATTTTGAAAAAGGTGAAATTGAACTGGATGGCCGTGAAGCGCTGGCCTTCGTTCGCATGAGAAAGAATGACCCACAAGGAGACATCGGACGTAATGAACGCCAACGTCAGGTCATTCAGGGAATCATCGATAAAGGTGCACGGCTCGATGTTGTCAACAAAGTCGGTGATGTCATGGACGTGCTCGGAGACAACGTGAGTACGAACATGCAATTCGGAGACATGAGAAGACTTGCCACGAATTACAGCAGTGCCCGCAAAAACTCTTCCACCTATCAAATGGAAGGTGATGGAAGAATGGTGAACGGCATGTACTTGATTTTCATGTCCGAGGAAGAAGTACAAAACACTCACGATATGATCGTTGATTTCGGATCTGAATAA
- a CDS encoding ROK family protein, which produces MGIQIGVDLGGTNVRVATVDGQGTIEQMLQEKTEVEKGYEYTIEKIIRMIEKISEGKEIDRIGIGAPGPLDPRKGVILSPPNLPGWEEVSIVKELEGYFSVRVQLENDANVAALAEAKFGAGKGKESVFYITVSTGVGGGFVFNGTVFSGAHGYAGEIGNMIINPNGYQYSNLNKGSLESYASGTAIGKRAMELYGIEGGSERVFELVSAGDEQALRIVNEAIDYLAMGIANLAHVLNPEVFVIGGGVMNAGELIWVPLQERVSDYLFPGLAPHLQMRPAELKGDAGVIGAALLG; this is translated from the coding sequence ATGGGGATTCAAATCGGTGTGGATCTTGGCGGGACGAATGTACGTGTGGCAACGGTTGATGGACAAGGAACCATCGAGCAAATGCTGCAGGAAAAAACGGAAGTGGAAAAAGGATACGAATATACAATTGAAAAAATCATCCGCATGATCGAAAAGATTTCGGAGGGAAAAGAAATCGATCGCATTGGAATCGGAGCACCAGGTCCCTTGGATCCTCGTAAAGGGGTCATTTTGAGTCCACCTAATCTTCCTGGCTGGGAGGAGGTCTCTATTGTCAAAGAATTGGAAGGGTATTTTTCCGTACGGGTGCAGCTCGAAAACGACGCAAATGTTGCCGCATTGGCTGAAGCGAAGTTCGGAGCTGGAAAAGGTAAAGAGAGTGTCTTTTACATAACAGTGAGCACCGGGGTCGGCGGAGGCTTTGTTTTCAATGGAACAGTCTTCAGCGGGGCGCATGGTTATGCTGGGGAAATCGGGAATATGATCATTAACCCGAATGGCTATCAGTACAGCAACCTGAATAAAGGGTCTTTAGAAAGTTATGCAAGCGGGACGGCGATCGGGAAAAGAGCAATGGAATTATACGGCATTGAAGGAGGGTCAGAGCGGGTATTCGAACTTGTCAGTGCAGGAGACGAGCAGGCTTTGCGCATTGTCAATGAAGCGATTGATTATTTGGCGATGGGGATTGCCAACCTTGCCCACGTCCTTAACCCGGAAGTGTTTGTGATCGGCGGTGGAGTCATGAATGCCGGAGAGCTGATATGGGTGCCGTTACAAGAAAGAGTGAGTGATTACTTGTTTCCAGGACTAGCGCCGCATCTGCAAATGAGACCAGCTGAACTGAAAGGCGATGCAGGAGTCATCGGTGCAGCGCTCTTGGGGTGA
- a CDS encoding acyl-CoA thioesterase: MKSPLPVSYSKMKQTRLVLPPDTNHLDTIFGGKVLAYIDEIAALTAMKHSSCVVVTASIDSVDFMSSAKVGDALTLEASVTWTGRTSMEVFVQVSADDLLAGQKVMTTESFLTMVAVDQNGKPTEVPRLIPETEEEIRLYETAPARKEHRKSRSTLR; the protein is encoded by the coding sequence ATGAAATCACCGTTACCGGTCAGTTATTCAAAGATGAAACAGACAAGGCTTGTCCTACCACCGGATACGAACCATCTAGACACGATATTCGGGGGGAAAGTGCTTGCTTATATTGATGAAATTGCAGCTCTGACAGCTATGAAACATTCAAGCTGTGTTGTGGTTACAGCTTCGATAGATTCAGTGGATTTTATGTCTTCGGCCAAAGTAGGGGATGCCCTAACGCTCGAGGCAAGTGTTACGTGGACAGGAAGAACTTCAATGGAAGTATTTGTCCAAGTATCTGCTGATGATTTATTAGCTGGGCAAAAGGTGATGACGACGGAATCATTTTTAACCATGGTAGCTGTCGACCAGAATGGGAAACCCACAGAAGTTCCACGGTTGATCCCTGAAACAGAAGAGGAAATACGTTTGTATGAAACAGCTCCAGCGCGAAAAGAACATAGAAAAAGCCGCTCTACCTTACGTTGA
- a CDS encoding DsbA family oxidoreductase, with the protein MRIEVWSDFVCPFCYIGKRRLEEALGQFPGKNVEVVYKSFELDPQAERNTGQNMHEKLAAKYGRSLDEAREMTRNMTEQAKMSGLDFHFDSMIPTNTFDAHRVAQFATEQGLGKKVAERFFKAVLTDSKDLGDTETIADLAAEAGLDRQEVINILNGTDYTEDVRAEEAEAQQIGVQGAPFFVINRKYAVSGAQPTEMFVQGMEKAFAEEEKQPAFEDLSGNDGATCTDNGCEPPDNQTK; encoded by the coding sequence ATGAGAATAGAAGTGTGGTCAGATTTCGTCTGTCCTTTTTGTTATATCGGAAAAAGAAGATTAGAAGAAGCACTCGGACAATTCCCAGGGAAAAATGTGGAGGTTGTCTATAAGAGTTTCGAATTAGATCCTCAGGCAGAGCGCAACACAGGCCAAAACATGCATGAAAAATTGGCGGCTAAATACGGCCGGTCACTCGATGAAGCTAGAGAAATGACGAGGAACATGACGGAACAAGCGAAAATGTCCGGTCTTGATTTTCACTTTGACAGCATGATTCCTACCAATACTTTTGATGCCCACCGCGTTGCTCAGTTCGCCACAGAACAGGGCCTTGGAAAAAAAGTCGCTGAACGATTCTTCAAGGCGGTTTTGACGGACTCCAAAGACCTTGGAGATACGGAGACCATCGCTGATTTAGCAGCAGAGGCTGGACTGGATCGCCAGGAAGTCATCAATATATTGAATGGAACGGATTACACCGAGGATGTTCGGGCAGAAGAAGCAGAAGCCCAGCAAATCGGTGTCCAGGGCGCACCTTTCTTTGTAATCAACAGAAAATATGCAGTCTCAGGAGCACAGCCGACAGAGATGTTTGTGCAAGGAATGGAGAAAGCTTTCGCTGAAGAAGAGAAACAGCCAGCTTTTGAAGATTTGTCAGGTAATGATGGAGCCACCTGTACCGATAACGGGTGCGAACCTCCGGACAATCAGACAAAATAA
- a CDS encoding peptidoglycan-binding protein, with the protein MIDILKERSLRKMGQVQEDVRGKALKLIEKAFAEGIYVQISSGYRSFTEQARLYGQGRPDYHWNGKRFGSRGNIVTYAEPGQSNHHDGRAIDFFLVSSDGGKALWSVNDQWRRVAEIAKSMGFTWGGDWKDFKDYAHLELHAPKNGDNKVKRIQTMLAQLGYSLGPHKVDGRYGPDTITAVKKFQRKEHLKEDGVAGPITIAMLQKRTYPGNSIRIGMKGVLIKQVQKVVGVQVDGLFGKKTEASVRVYQEHHGLSVDGIVGPVTWRAMFGI; encoded by the coding sequence ATGATCGATATTTTAAAGGAACGCAGTTTGAGAAAAATGGGACAGGTACAGGAAGATGTCAGGGGGAAAGCTCTCAAGTTAATTGAAAAGGCGTTTGCAGAAGGAATTTACGTCCAAATCTCGTCAGGATATCGTTCGTTCACAGAACAAGCACGTTTATATGGTCAAGGTCGGCCGGATTATCACTGGAATGGAAAAAGATTCGGCAGCAGGGGAAATATCGTCACATATGCTGAACCGGGCCAAAGCAATCATCATGACGGCCGAGCGATTGACTTTTTCCTAGTCTCCTCAGATGGGGGTAAAGCGCTCTGGAGCGTTAATGACCAGTGGCGGAGAGTAGCGGAAATCGCTAAGTCCATGGGGTTTACATGGGGCGGGGATTGGAAAGATTTCAAAGACTATGCCCATCTCGAACTCCATGCACCGAAGAACGGTGACAACAAAGTAAAACGAATCCAAACAATGCTCGCTCAGCTCGGTTATTCTTTAGGTCCCCACAAGGTGGATGGACGTTATGGACCAGATACGATAACGGCGGTGAAGAAGTTTCAGAGAAAGGAACACCTTAAGGAAGATGGGGTGGCGGGGCCGATCACCATCGCAATGTTACAAAAACGTACGTACCCCGGTAATTCCATCCGAATCGGCATGAAAGGCGTTCTGATTAAACAAGTGCAAAAGGTGGTTGGTGTACAAGTTGATGGCCTGTTTGGGAAAAAGACGGAAGCATCCGTCCGCGTTTATCAGGAGCACCACGGCCTGTCGGTAGATGGCATCGTCGGGCCGGTGACCTGGAGGGCTATGTTCGGCATATGA
- a CDS encoding DUF4212 domain-containing protein translates to MDPEKAQAYFRLRTTLIFIYLGIGVLVSYMVVLFAESLSSFSVMGIPLPYYMGSQGAVITFIVLLFFNAAISDVIDRKFGLIPKDKNTDRDNNAVNQ, encoded by the coding sequence ATGGATCCTGAAAAGGCGCAGGCATACTTTCGTTTACGTACAACTCTGATTTTTATTTATTTGGGGATAGGTGTCCTCGTCTCCTATATGGTCGTTCTTTTTGCCGAAAGTCTTTCATCCTTTAGTGTGATGGGCATTCCGTTGCCATATTACATGGGCAGTCAAGGGGCGGTTATAACATTCATTGTACTATTGTTTTTCAATGCAGCGATCAGTGATGTCATCGACAGGAAGTTCGGTTTAATTCCTAAAGATAAGAATACGGATAGAGATAATAATGCAGTAAATCAATAA
- a CDS encoding sodium:solute symporter family protein, with translation MDAQFMVSLALIVATFGLYIGIAIYNKARATSDFYVASRGVPPVFNGMAIGADWMSAASFIGMAGTIMVLGYDGLAYIMGWTGGYLLLTFLLAPQLRKYGRYTVPEFIGDRYRSNTARLIAAVATIIISFTYSVGQLSGSGVVIGRLLEVNTVIGTLIGVVLIAFYSALGGMKGITWTQVAQYLVLIIAYLIPVIFMSLQLTQNPMPWLSYGDVISEMRVLDQELGISEYVVPFTENTKWQFIALMFTLMAGTAGLPHVIVRFYTVATMKAARWSGAWALLFIGLLYLSAPAYAAFSRFILMTEVAGSSLNNLPAWTQAWVDTGRLSLADSNSDGVLQWTELVISNDIVVMATPEIAGLGIFVIGLMAAGAMAAALSTAGGLMIAISAALSHDIYFRSINPQASEEKRLFVGRLSIVLATIAAGLIALNPPGAITQIVAWAFALASGSFFPALLLGVWWKRANGPGVIAGMITGLSVTLGYIFAAKYGGFTILGIIDTGAGVFGATAAILANIIVSLMTSPPSQQTQDEVTDLRYPEQIEYKDGEYWLKEDAK, from the coding sequence ATGGACGCACAGTTTATGGTCTCCCTTGCTTTGATTGTCGCTACTTTTGGATTGTACATAGGTATCGCCATTTACAATAAAGCAAGGGCTACATCAGATTTTTACGTTGCAAGTCGCGGGGTACCTCCTGTGTTCAATGGAATGGCGATCGGCGCGGATTGGATGAGTGCAGCTTCATTCATAGGAATGGCCGGGACGATCATGGTTCTGGGATACGATGGATTAGCCTATATTATGGGGTGGACAGGCGGTTATCTGCTGCTGACTTTCCTTTTGGCTCCTCAATTAAGAAAATACGGCCGGTACACAGTGCCGGAATTCATTGGTGACCGATACCGGAGCAATACAGCCAGGCTGATTGCAGCAGTTGCGACGATCATCATCAGCTTCACTTATTCGGTCGGACAATTATCTGGTTCAGGTGTCGTCATCGGTCGTTTACTGGAAGTGAACACGGTGATCGGAACCTTGATCGGTGTAGTATTGATTGCTTTCTATTCAGCACTTGGCGGAATGAAGGGAATCACATGGACACAAGTGGCTCAATATTTAGTTCTCATCATCGCTTATTTGATTCCTGTTATCTTCATGTCTCTGCAGCTTACCCAAAACCCGATGCCATGGCTTTCCTATGGGGATGTCATTTCTGAAATGAGGGTATTGGATCAAGAACTCGGAATATCTGAATATGTTGTTCCTTTTACAGAAAATACGAAATGGCAATTCATCGCCTTGATGTTCACTCTGATGGCCGGAACTGCCGGTTTGCCACACGTCATCGTCCGTTTCTACACGGTCGCGACTATGAAAGCGGCACGCTGGAGCGGAGCATGGGCATTATTATTTATTGGTCTGCTTTATCTATCTGCTCCTGCATATGCCGCATTTTCCCGCTTTATCTTGATGACGGAAGTCGCAGGTTCATCGTTGAATAACCTTCCGGCGTGGACACAGGCATGGGTCGATACAGGAAGGCTATCATTGGCAGATAGTAACAGTGATGGGGTATTACAATGGACAGAACTCGTCATCAGTAATGATATCGTCGTCATGGCGACACCGGAAATCGCCGGCCTGGGGATTTTCGTTATCGGTTTGATGGCTGCAGGTGCAATGGCAGCCGCGCTTTCGACAGCAGGTGGCCTTATGATCGCGATATCTGCAGCATTGTCCCATGATATCTACTTCCGATCCATCAATCCGCAGGCATCAGAAGAGAAACGTTTATTTGTCGGACGCTTGTCGATCGTATTAGCTACGATTGCCGCAGGACTGATCGCCTTGAACCCGCCTGGAGCGATTACGCAAATTGTCGCCTGGGCATTCGCCCTTGCATCGGGATCATTCTTCCCGGCGTTACTCTTAGGGGTATGGTGGAAACGTGCGAATGGACCGGGTGTCATCGCTGGGATGATCACTGGTTTATCTGTTACGCTCGGTTATATTTTTGCAGCCAAATATGGTGGATTCACCATCTTAGGAATCATCGATACAGGGGCTGGAGTATTCGGAGCGACTGCAGCCATCCTGGCCAATATCATTGTTTCCTTAATGACGTCACCACCATCCCAGCAAACACAAGATGAAGTCACAGACCTCCGTTACCCAGAACAAATCGAATACAAAGACGGAGAGTATTGGCTGAAAGAAGATGCCAAGTGA
- a CDS encoding gluconokinase, whose protein sequence is MNYVIGLDLGTTSAKSVVFQENGHVVAEHEVDYPLNHPQVGYAEQDPLQMETAALEALNLSTRLVESENIVGVGISAAMHSMICMDENGVPLSPSIIWADARSAEEAALLKKESPDVYMRTGTPLHPMSPLSKLLWMKKYRYEPWEQADYFVSVKEFLLYRWFGEKVVDYSIAAATGLFNIHTHKWDEETLHLAGISEGQLFAPVPPTYAMENMREHFAEKAGLKRSTPFVIGGSDGPLANLGIGAIRPGETAITIGTSGAIRQFSSEPLLDDRQEIFSYSFTDDLWITGGPSNNGGLVLKWVQQLFETESESLPLEKLSELAAEVEAGSENLLFLPYLNGERAPFWKAEAKGSFIGLTPSHRKEHMTRAAMEGVLFSILHIASALERLGNKHEKIFASGGFARSPVWVQMLADLFNKRIDIPVSHQSSAWGAAWVALYSLGHVDRLEDIKESIPMNQHYVPNEENHQKYRQLFDVYQSVSHKLQTDFEQLHRL, encoded by the coding sequence ATGAACTATGTCATTGGTTTAGATCTTGGAACGACAAGTGCCAAATCGGTCGTCTTCCAGGAGAACGGTCATGTGGTTGCCGAACATGAAGTCGATTACCCACTCAACCATCCACAAGTAGGCTATGCCGAACAGGATCCATTACAAATGGAAACGGCTGCTTTAGAAGCATTGAATTTGAGTACGCGCCTTGTCGAGTCAGAAAACATCGTCGGGGTCGGAATTTCCGCAGCCATGCATTCGATGATTTGTATGGATGAAAATGGTGTTCCATTATCACCTTCCATCATCTGGGCAGACGCTCGCAGCGCTGAGGAAGCAGCATTATTGAAAAAAGAATCTCCTGATGTATATATGCGTACAGGAACACCTCTCCACCCGATGTCACCACTATCCAAGCTCCTATGGATGAAAAAATATCGTTATGAACCTTGGGAGCAGGCGGATTACTTTGTTTCCGTCAAAGAGTTTTTACTGTATCGCTGGTTCGGTGAAAAAGTGGTGGATTACTCGATTGCAGCCGCGACGGGATTATTCAATATCCACACCCATAAATGGGATGAGGAAACATTGCACCTGGCCGGGATCAGTGAAGGACAGCTGTTCGCACCAGTGCCCCCGACGTATGCAATGGAAAACATGCGTGAACATTTTGCTGAAAAAGCTGGTTTGAAACGCTCGACTCCTTTCGTAATCGGAGGCAGTGACGGCCCCCTTGCAAACCTTGGCATCGGAGCCATACGACCAGGAGAAACAGCGATTACCATCGGCACCAGCGGGGCGATCCGTCAATTTTCCAGTGAGCCATTGCTGGATGATCGTCAGGAAATTTTTTCATACAGCTTCACAGATGACTTGTGGATCACAGGCGGCCCTTCCAATAATGGCGGGCTCGTATTGAAGTGGGTGCAGCAACTTTTTGAAACAGAGAGCGAATCACTGCCGTTGGAGAAATTGTCAGAACTGGCCGCTGAAGTAGAGGCTGGCTCGGAAAATCTGCTTTTCCTCCCGTATTTGAACGGGGAACGTGCTCCGTTCTGGAAAGCCGAAGCCAAGGGATCGTTCATCGGTCTGACTCCTTCCCACCGTAAAGAACACATGACCCGCGCAGCGATGGAAGGTGTACTGTTTTCGATATTACATATCGCCAGTGCGCTCGAAAGACTTGGAAATAAGCATGAAAAAATCTTTGCTAGCGGCGGGTTCGCCCGCTCTCCGGTCTGGGTACAGATGCTTGCCGACTTGTTCAACAAGCGTATCGATATCCCTGTCAGCCACCAAAGCTCTGCTTGGGGCGCTGCATGGGTCGCGCTTTACAGCTTAGGCCATGTTGACCGCTTGGAAGACATCAAGGAGTCCATTCCTATGAATCAGCATTATGTTCCAAATGAAGAAAATCACCAAAAATACCGCCAGCTATTCGACGTCTATCAATCCGTCTCACACAAACTGCAGACAGACTTCGAACAACTTCACCGGTTATGA
- a CDS encoding MurR/RpiR family transcriptional regulator, with translation MIEAPTKHVINRIRSSYSQFSEKEKLIADYILENRDEIVHSTINQVADDLMVADATVFRFCKRLGFKGYQAMKIALASEIVNPIKDIHETISEADTDFEITEKVFQANIRALESSRDVQNPESLSKAMDSLVEAERVFFFGSGGSNILALDAQHKFIRTGMEAHAYADTHLQLMSASQLRETDVAVVISHTGSNKDLLDIVEVAKQSGAKTIAITNFAKSPLTKLVDLCLYTVAQETEFRSEALASRIAGLSLIDSLFVIYSMKNKEKTQEATQKMRGAISRKRV, from the coding sequence ATGATTGAAGCACCAACCAAGCACGTTATCAATCGAATCCGTTCGTCTTACAGCCAATTTAGTGAAAAAGAAAAGCTGATCGCCGATTACATTTTAGAGAATAGAGATGAAATCGTCCACTCTACCATCAACCAGGTAGCCGATGATCTTATGGTCGCTGATGCAACCGTTTTCAGGTTTTGTAAACGATTAGGTTTCAAAGGTTATCAAGCGATGAAAATTGCTTTAGCCTCGGAAATCGTCAACCCGATTAAGGATATTCATGAAACGATTTCTGAAGCGGATACGGACTTTGAAATTACTGAAAAAGTCTTCCAGGCGAATATAAGAGCATTGGAATCTTCACGAGATGTCCAAAATCCGGAATCCCTATCTAAAGCGATGGATAGTTTAGTCGAAGCAGAGCGAGTCTTCTTCTTTGGAAGTGGCGGATCGAACATACTTGCTTTAGACGCTCAACATAAATTCATCCGGACAGGTATGGAAGCACACGCCTATGCAGACACCCACCTGCAGCTGATGTCTGCCTCTCAATTGAGAGAAACAGATGTGGCTGTGGTAATCTCCCACACGGGATCCAATAAAGATTTACTTGATATCGTTGAAGTCGCAAAACAAAGCGGGGCAAAGACGATCGCCATCACCAACTTCGCCAAGTCTCCATTGACGAAGCTTGTCGATCTTTGCTTATATACAGTCGCACAGGAAACCGAATTTCGTTCAGAAGCGCTCGCATCAAGAATTGCCGGGCTTTCGCTGATCGATTCCCTTTTTGTCATCTACAGCATGAAGAATAAAGAGAAAACACAGGAAGCCACCCAAAAAATGCGTGGCGCCATTTCAAGGAAACGTGTATAG
- the gnd gene encoding phosphogluconate dehydrogenase (NAD(+)-dependent, decarboxylating) has translation MQVGLVGLGKMGYNLALNLMDHGHKVVANDVNPESVDKLSNEGASPAKDLKALISQLESPRTIWVMVPAGDVTESVIQELAKSLEPGDRIIDGGNSNYKDSLRRAEELNEKNIFFFDVGTSGGTDGARHGACYMIGGDAKQFAEIESLFSDTAVESGYHYSGRAGSGHFLKMVHNGIEYGMMQAIAEGYEILDKSPFDYDYEAVSKVWNNGSVIRSWLIELMENAFSKDANLDEIRGVMNSSGEGKWTVETALELEMAAPVITMSQMMRYRSQESDTFSGKVVAALRNEFGGHAVVKK, from the coding sequence ATGCAAGTTGGTTTAGTCGGCCTTGGAAAAATGGGATACAACTTAGCGTTGAACCTTATGGACCATGGTCACAAAGTCGTTGCGAACGACGTAAACCCAGAATCAGTTGACAAATTATCAAATGAAGGTGCTTCACCAGCGAAAGATTTGAAAGCGCTTATAAGTCAACTGGAAAGCCCGCGCACGATATGGGTGATGGTTCCGGCGGGAGACGTTACAGAGTCCGTTATTCAGGAGCTAGCCAAATCACTTGAGCCAGGCGACCGCATCATTGATGGAGGAAACTCCAACTATAAAGATAGTCTGCGCCGCGCCGAGGAATTAAATGAGAAAAATATTTTCTTCTTCGATGTCGGAACAAGTGGTGGTACAGACGGGGCTCGACACGGAGCATGTTACATGATCGGTGGAGATGCCAAGCAGTTTGCTGAAATTGAGTCGCTCTTTTCTGACACAGCTGTTGAAAGCGGTTACCACTACTCGGGACGTGCCGGAAGCGGACACTTTCTGAAAATGGTCCACAACGGCATTGAGTATGGAATGATGCAGGCGATTGCAGAAGGTTATGAGATTTTGGACAAGAGTCCATTCGATTATGATTATGAAGCGGTATCCAAAGTTTGGAACAATGGTTCCGTCATCCGCTCATGGCTGATCGAACTGATGGAGAACGCCTTTTCGAAAGATGCGAACTTGGATGAGATTCGCGGCGTAATGAATTCGTCAGGTGAAGGGAAATGGACGGTTGAAACCGCATTGGAGTTGGAGATGGCGGCACCAGTCATCACAATGTCACAAATGATGCGTTACCGTTCACAAGAAAGTGATACGTTCTCCGGAAAAGTCGTAGCAGCTTTGCGTAACGAATTCGGTGGACATGCTGTAGTGAAAAAATAA